In a single window of the Luteibacter rhizovicinus DSM 16549 genome:
- a CDS encoding mismatch-specific DNA-glycosylase, whose product MTESFVLPDVLEPGLSLVFCGTAAGTRSAQDRAYYAHPGNMFWRTVYAVGLTPRLLAPAEFARMPAYGLGLTDLSKFHYGNDNELPVGAFDVAALRSKIETFAPRVLAFTSKHAGTSALGKSLTYGLQPARWGRTQLFVLPSPSGQARRSWNAGIWQELADLVRTQPPGIER is encoded by the coding sequence ATGACTGAGTCCTTCGTCCTGCCCGATGTGCTCGAGCCAGGCCTGTCGCTGGTCTTTTGCGGAACGGCCGCAGGCACGCGTTCCGCGCAGGATCGTGCGTACTACGCGCACCCGGGCAACATGTTCTGGCGCACGGTGTACGCGGTTGGCCTGACACCTCGCCTCCTCGCGCCCGCTGAGTTTGCACGGATGCCGGCCTATGGACTCGGCCTCACGGACCTTTCCAAGTTCCACTACGGCAACGACAACGAACTGCCGGTGGGTGCCTTCGATGTGGCCGCGTTACGCAGCAAGATAGAAACGTTCGCCCCCCGCGTGCTCGCCTTCACCAGCAAGCATGCCGGCACGTCCGCGCTTGGAAAATCCCTCACGTATGGCTTGCAGCCGGCGAGGTGGGGCCGAACGCAGCTGTTCGTTCTCCCCTCCCCCTCCGGCCAGGCACGACGCTCATGGAACGCCGGCATCTGGCAGGAGCTCGCCGATCTCGTGCGGACTCAGCCGCCCGGAATCGAGCGGTAG